One window of Corynebacterium accolens genomic DNA carries:
- the hisI gene encoding phosphoribosyl-AMP cyclohydrolase encodes MNTPADYELDPQIAALLKRNEQGLVPAVAQSDSGEVLMLAWMDDHALAHTLATRKGTYFSRSRGEYWIKGETSGHTQDVLGVRLDCDGDTILLTVRQRGAACHTGDRTCFDARVLLGDDS; translated from the coding sequence GTGAACACTCCCGCAGATTATGAGCTAGACCCGCAGATAGCTGCGCTGCTCAAGCGCAATGAGCAAGGGCTCGTGCCGGCGGTTGCCCAATCCGATTCCGGCGAAGTGCTTATGCTTGCCTGGATGGATGACCACGCGCTGGCCCACACGCTGGCAACGCGAAAGGGCACCTACTTCTCGCGCTCGCGCGGCGAGTATTGGATTAAGGGCGAGACCTCCGGACATACGCAGGACGTGCTCGGTGTGCGCCTTGATTGCGATGGCGATACCATCTTGCTGACCGTGCGGCAGCGCGGCGCGGCGTGCCACACTGGAGACCGGACCTGCTTCGATGCGAGAGTTCTTTTAGGGGATGATTCCTGA
- the hisF gene encoding imidazole glycerol phosphate synthase subunit HisF, translating to MAVAVRIIPCLDVDQGRVVKGVNFAHLRDAGDPVELAARYEELGADELTFLDVSASKHGRSTMLDVVRRTADQVFIPLTVGGGVRSVDNVRELLRTGADKVSVNTAAIGNPDLLRELAEVFGSQCIVLSVDARRTDAAHAPSGFEVTTHGGTTSAGIDAVEWARTGAELGVGEILLNSMDADGTKAGFDLELLRAVRETVNIPVIASGGAGAAADFPPAVEAGADAVLAASIFHFGEVEIGEVKKALADSGYEVRR from the coding sequence ATGGCTGTAGCCGTACGCATTATCCCGTGCCTTGATGTGGATCAAGGCCGCGTAGTCAAGGGCGTAAATTTTGCCCACCTGCGCGATGCAGGAGACCCCGTGGAATTAGCCGCGCGCTATGAGGAATTGGGCGCGGACGAACTGACATTTCTCGATGTCTCCGCGTCCAAGCACGGCCGGTCCACCATGCTCGATGTGGTACGCCGCACCGCCGATCAGGTCTTTATCCCTCTCACCGTGGGCGGGGGAGTGCGCAGCGTTGACAATGTCCGCGAGCTCCTGCGCACCGGTGCGGATAAGGTATCGGTCAATACCGCGGCGATTGGCAATCCAGACCTGCTGCGCGAATTGGCAGAGGTCTTTGGCTCGCAGTGCATCGTCTTATCCGTGGACGCGCGGCGCACCGACGCGGCGCACGCACCGTCGGGGTTTGAAGTCACGACTCACGGCGGGACGACATCGGCTGGCATCGATGCAGTGGAATGGGCCCGCACCGGCGCCGAACTGGGCGTGGGGGAGATCCTTTTAAACTCCATGGACGCCGATGGCACGAAGGCCGGATTCGACCTCGAGCTTCTGCGCGCGGTGCGCGAAACGGTGAATATTCCCGTCATCGCCTCCGGTGGGGCGGGTGCGGCAGCGGATTTTCCACCCGCCGTTGAAGCCGGTGCCGATGCCGTGCTGGCAGCCAGCATCTTCCACTTTGGAGAGGTAGAAATTGGCGAGGTCAAAAAGGCCCTCGCAGACTCCGGATACGAGGTGCGCCGGTGA
- a CDS encoding inositol monophosphatase family protein — protein MMDPRELVAFAEAAVDQVEPIFRSGIGAPPAHFKSRGDFATEVDLAIEKQLRDILQQMTGIPVYGEESGGSIHDTVWVVDPIDGTANYSAGNPMAGILVALVHEGQTVAAISDFPLLGRRLVASDGSPLRSAGGPSGGFGGGEESPEFDDARGHVGCFSNLPTAAFHELRESGLRPRITGSVGLDNAFVAQGVFDGAVNFSPHPWDNAAGALLIKAAGGIITDPEGNPWTVQSRGMVSGTPQVHETILEILSHHSD, from the coding sequence ATGATGGATCCGCGCGAGTTGGTGGCCTTCGCGGAGGCGGCCGTTGACCAGGTCGAGCCCATCTTTCGATCCGGCATCGGGGCGCCACCGGCCCACTTTAAAAGCAGGGGCGATTTTGCCACAGAGGTGGACTTGGCCATCGAAAAGCAGCTGCGCGATATCTTGCAGCAGATGACCGGTATCCCGGTCTATGGGGAGGAATCCGGCGGAAGCATCCACGACACCGTGTGGGTGGTCGATCCAATCGATGGGACCGCGAATTATTCCGCGGGCAACCCCATGGCGGGTATCTTGGTGGCTTTGGTTCACGAGGGCCAGACTGTCGCGGCCATCTCAGATTTTCCCCTCTTGGGCAGGCGCTTGGTGGCCAGCGACGGCTCGCCGCTGCGTTCTGCCGGTGGGCCGTCCGGCGGTTTCGGTGGCGGGGAAGAGTCCCCAGAATTCGATGATGCCCGTGGGCACGTGGGATGTTTTTCCAACCTTCCCACTGCGGCATTCCACGAGCTGCGCGAATCCGGCTTGCGGCCGCGCATCACGGGCTCGGTGGGACTAGATAATGCCTTCGTGGCCCAGGGCGTATTTGACGGTGCCGTGAATTTCTCGCCGCACCCGTGGGATAACGCGGCGGGAGCGCTCCTTATTAAGGCCGCTGGGGGCATCATCACGGATCCGGAGGGCAATCCGTGGACCGTGCAGTCGCGGGGTATGGTCTCCGGTACGCCGCAGGTGCACGAGACAATCCTAGAAATCCTATCTCATCACTCAGATTAA
- the priA gene encoding bifunctional 1-(5-phosphoribosyl)-5-((5-phosphoribosylamino)methylideneamino)imidazole-4-carboxamide isomerase/phosphoribosylanthranilate isomerase PriA, whose amino-acid sequence MTFTLLPAVDVAGGKAVRLDQGEAGTEKVYGAPRDAALEWQRQGAQWLHFVDLDAAFNRGSNHEQMAGITQELGINVELTGGIRDDAGVERALATGANRINIGTAALENPEWIEKILGRYGEKVAVDLAVRLEDGEWRTKGNGWVSDGGDLWEVLERLDAAGCQRFVVTDVSKDGTLSGPNVELLREVAMATDAKVTASGGISSLADLTELARYENEGIDSAIIGKALYEGKFSLEEALAAVAEVEPLPAEVPIDPYDPEEE is encoded by the coding sequence ATGACTTTTACGCTTTTGCCCGCAGTCGATGTCGCCGGCGGCAAGGCCGTGCGTTTGGATCAGGGAGAGGCCGGCACCGAAAAGGTCTACGGTGCCCCGCGGGATGCAGCCCTTGAATGGCAGCGCCAAGGCGCCCAGTGGCTGCACTTTGTTGACCTCGATGCCGCCTTTAATCGCGGTTCCAACCACGAGCAGATGGCGGGGATTACCCAAGAACTCGGCATTAATGTCGAGCTTACCGGTGGCATCCGCGATGATGCCGGGGTAGAGCGCGCGCTGGCTACCGGCGCGAACCGCATCAATATTGGCACCGCCGCCTTAGAAAACCCAGAGTGGATAGAAAAAATCCTTGGGCGCTACGGCGAGAAAGTCGCCGTGGATTTGGCGGTGCGCTTAGAAGATGGCGAATGGCGCACGAAGGGCAATGGCTGGGTCTCCGATGGCGGGGATCTTTGGGAGGTGCTTGAGCGCCTCGATGCCGCAGGATGCCAACGCTTCGTGGTCACGGATGTGTCCAAGGACGGGACGCTTTCTGGGCCCAATGTGGAATTATTGCGCGAGGTAGCAATGGCAACCGATGCCAAGGTCACCGCCTCCGGCGGCATTTCCTCCCTGGCGGATCTCACCGAGCTGGCCCGGTATGAAAATGAGGGCATCGATTCGGCGATCATCGGCAAGGCGCTGTATGAGGGAAAATTCAGCCTGGAGGAGGCGCTAGCGGCGGTGGCAGAGGTAGAACCGCTGCCCGCAGAGGTGCCTATCGATCCTTATGACCCCGAGGAAGAGTAA
- the hisH gene encoding imidazole glycerol phosphate synthase subunit HisH: MTKSVVLLDYGAGNIRSAQRALERVGAEVTVTADPYQALEADGLLVPGVGAFDACMTGLKAVNGPRVIGQRLAGERPVMGICVGMQVLFDAGVEHGIHSTGCGEWPGTVERLQSDVLPHMGWNTVEVPDGSAMFAGLNADERFYFVHSYGVRRWELETVITRPPLVSWSTHAGDSFVAAVENGALWATQFHPEKSGDAGAQLLENWMHTL; this comes from the coding sequence ATGACAAAATCGGTGGTGTTATTGGACTACGGCGCGGGCAATATTCGCTCTGCCCAGCGTGCCCTCGAGCGCGTCGGGGCGGAGGTCACCGTCACGGCGGATCCTTATCAGGCCCTCGAGGCAGACGGGCTGCTGGTTCCCGGCGTGGGCGCGTTCGATGCTTGCATGACAGGGCTTAAGGCGGTGAATGGGCCGAGGGTCATCGGCCAGCGGCTGGCAGGAGAGCGGCCGGTCATGGGCATTTGTGTGGGTATGCAGGTGCTTTTCGATGCCGGCGTCGAGCACGGCATCCACTCCACAGGCTGCGGCGAATGGCCGGGTACGGTCGAGCGCCTGCAGTCCGACGTGTTGCCGCATATGGGCTGGAATACCGTTGAGGTGCCAGATGGCAGCGCCATGTTTGCCGGGCTTAATGCCGATGAGCGATTTTATTTCGTGCATTCCTACGGCGTTCGCCGCTGGGAATTGGAAACCGTCATTACCCGCCCGCCGCTGGTGAGCTGGTCCACGCACGCTGGCGATTCTTTCGTGGCGGCGGTGGAAAATGGCGCGCTGTGGGCCACGCAATTCCACCCCGAAAAATCCGGGGATGCGGGCGCGCAGCTATTGGAAAACTGGATGCACACGCTCTAG
- a CDS encoding MFS transporter, which yields MSESQETNIWKVPGYTPTMVAIAAAFGAWSILLPVVPLAVIDSGGSATLAGGSTGIFMAFTVATQIISPWLLRRWGYRRVMALSAFTLGVPAFGHLLGTDAWIVLLFSAMRGVGFGALTVSESALIAELSPVRLLGKATGMIGVFTGLGQMIFLPLGLFMADSLGYASTYITAGLIGFLGFAMCLRIPKIKVTLAEDNDEEVNIIRVPTWKLVAVPALALTTFSMSYGAISSFLSPAMQELDAARGASLAGIMLSIVGGAAMIFRYFAGVVADRTGAPGSLYIPSQIMAIIGVGTISLTLFMESSIWWLVLGAVLFGGAFGIAQNEALLSMFDRLPRERVSEASAIWNIFYDSGTGLGSTLLGAMVAGYGYDGAFGAGVAILIAGLLLTTADFILGRTRISETNDIRTRLRRMRKV from the coding sequence ATGAGCGAATCTCAAGAGACCAATATTTGGAAGGTGCCCGGCTATACGCCGACGATGGTAGCCATCGCCGCTGCCTTCGGCGCCTGGTCCATCCTGCTTCCTGTGGTGCCGCTTGCCGTCATTGACTCCGGCGGTTCCGCGACCCTGGCGGGTGGATCCACCGGTATCTTCATGGCCTTTACGGTTGCCACGCAGATCATATCTCCGTGGCTGTTGCGCCGCTGGGGCTACAGGCGCGTGATGGCGCTGTCCGCCTTTACCTTGGGTGTGCCGGCCTTCGGCCACCTGCTGGGCACCGACGCCTGGATCGTCTTGCTATTTTCCGCCATGCGCGGGGTGGGTTTCGGCGCCCTCACGGTGTCCGAATCCGCGCTCATTGCAGAGCTCTCTCCGGTACGTCTGCTGGGCAAGGCTACTGGCATGATTGGTGTATTTACAGGCTTGGGCCAGATGATCTTCTTGCCGCTCGGCCTGTTCATGGCGGATTCCCTAGGCTACGCGTCCACCTATATCACCGCCGGCCTTATCGGCTTCTTGGGCTTTGCAATGTGCCTGCGCATCCCCAAAATCAAGGTCACCTTGGCCGAGGATAACGATGAAGAAGTCAATATCATCCGCGTTCCTACCTGGAAGCTGGTGGCAGTCCCGGCCTTGGCCTTGACCACGTTCTCCATGAGCTACGGCGCCATTTCCTCGTTCTTGTCCCCCGCGATGCAGGAACTCGATGCCGCAAGGGGTGCCAGCCTCGCCGGTATCATGCTGTCCATCGTGGGCGGCGCGGCGATGATCTTCCGGTACTTCGCCGGCGTGGTGGCAGACCGCACTGGCGCCCCAGGCAGCCTGTACATCCCAAGCCAGATCATGGCGATCATCGGCGTCGGAACGATTTCGCTCACCCTGTTTATGGAAAGCTCCATCTGGTGGCTAGTGCTCGGCGCCGTTCTATTCGGTGGCGCCTTCGGTATCGCGCAAAACGAGGCCTTGCTATCCATGTTTGACCGGCTGCCCCGCGAGCGGGTCTCGGAGGCCTCGGCGATTTGGAATATTTTCTACGATAGCGGCACCGGTCTAGGCTCGACCTTGCTCGGTGCCATGGTGGCAGGCTACGGCTACGACGGCGCCTTCGGAGCGGGAGTTGCGATCCTGATCGCCGGTTTGCTGCTTACCACGGCGGACTTCATCCTGGGCCGGACTCGTATCAGCGAGACCAACGATATCCGCACTCGTTTGCGTCGAATGCGTAAGGTATAG
- the hisB gene encoding imidazoleglycerol-phosphate dehydratase HisB — protein sequence MTNRVGRAQRATSESDITVSIDLDGTGKSDISTGLPFFDHMLTAFATHGLFDLQVKATGDVEVDAHHTVEDTAIVLGQALREAVGDKAGIRRFGSQLLPMDEALVEAVVDFSGRAYFVMNGEPEHLEWQVIGGHYATVINRHFFESLAMHAAITLHVNVRYGRDPHHVTEAEYKAVARALRAAVDHDPCQSGIPSTKGAL from the coding sequence ATGACAAACCGTGTGGGGCGTGCCCAAAGAGCAACATCGGAATCGGACATCACCGTTTCCATCGACCTTGACGGCACTGGGAAAAGCGACATTTCCACTGGACTGCCGTTCTTTGACCATATGCTTACCGCATTTGCCACACACGGGCTCTTTGACCTGCAGGTTAAGGCCACCGGTGACGTGGAGGTAGACGCCCACCACACCGTGGAAGATACCGCCATCGTATTGGGCCAGGCCCTGCGTGAAGCAGTGGGGGATAAGGCCGGGATCCGCCGCTTCGGCTCCCAATTGCTGCCCATGGATGAAGCACTGGTAGAGGCGGTCGTGGACTTTTCGGGCCGCGCCTACTTCGTGATGAATGGCGAGCCGGAGCACTTGGAGTGGCAGGTCATCGGCGGGCACTATGCCACGGTGATTAACCGCCACTTCTTCGAATCCTTGGCCATGCACGCAGCCATTACCCTGCACGTCAACGTGCGCTACGGCCGCGATCCGCACCACGTGACCGAGGCGGAATACAAGGCGGTAGCCCGCGCGCTGCGCGCTGCCGTGGACCACGATCCGTGCCAGTCCGGCATTCCTTCGACGAAGGGAGCCCTGTAG
- a CDS encoding histidinol-phosphate transaminase encodes MAQLHDLPLREELRGETAYGAPQLRVAYQLNTNENPFPPSPALVDALVDEVRRCASSLNRYPERDAVELRTELARYVSQQTGVDVTYEQVWAANGSNEILQQLLQAFGGPGRSVLGFTPSYSMHPILSAGTHTRFIECPRDENFAIDMDRALAAVAEHQPDVVFVTTPNNPTGGVTSLEDIAALIDAAPGIVIVDEAYAEFSDSPSATSLLEKYPTKLVVSRTMSKAFDFAGGRLGYFVADPAFVEAIMLVRLPYHLSVLSQAAATVALRHSADTLATVETIAAERDMVAGRLCEMGYTVMPSESNFLFFGNFADQHRVWEQFLEEEVLIRDVGIDGYLRVTIGLPEENAAFLAAAEKLATTVGADTSKE; translated from the coding sequence ATGGCCCAGCTACATGACCTACCGCTGCGCGAGGAATTGCGCGGCGAGACCGCCTATGGCGCCCCGCAGCTGCGGGTGGCCTACCAGCTCAATACCAACGAAAATCCTTTCCCGCCTTCGCCCGCGCTTGTCGATGCCCTCGTTGACGAGGTCCGCCGCTGCGCCAGCTCGCTCAACCGCTACCCAGAGCGCGATGCGGTCGAACTGCGCACCGAGCTAGCCCGCTACGTTTCGCAGCAAACCGGCGTGGATGTCACCTACGAGCAGGTCTGGGCCGCCAACGGCTCCAATGAGATCCTGCAGCAGCTGTTGCAGGCCTTCGGCGGGCCTGGGCGCAGCGTGCTGGGATTTACGCCGTCGTATTCCATGCACCCGATCCTGTCTGCCGGTACCCACACCCGGTTTATCGAGTGCCCGCGCGATGAGAACTTCGCCATCGATATGGACCGCGCCCTGGCAGCGGTGGCCGAGCACCAGCCCGACGTCGTTTTTGTCACCACTCCGAATAACCCCACCGGTGGGGTAACCAGCCTGGAGGATATCGCCGCGCTTATCGATGCCGCTCCCGGCATCGTCATCGTCGACGAAGCCTACGCAGAGTTTTCTGACTCGCCGTCCGCGACGAGCTTGTTGGAAAAATACCCCACCAAGCTCGTGGTCTCCCGCACGATGTCGAAGGCCTTCGACTTTGCCGGCGGGCGGCTCGGTTACTTCGTGGCGGACCCGGCCTTCGTGGAGGCCATCATGCTGGTGCGCCTGCCGTATCACCTCTCCGTCTTATCCCAGGCCGCGGCCACCGTGGCCCTGCGCCACAGCGCAGATACCCTCGCCACCGTGGAGACCATCGCCGCCGAACGCGACATGGTGGCCGGGCGCCTGTGCGAGATGGGCTATACCGTCATGCCGAGCGAATCGAATTTCCTTTTCTTTGGCAATTTTGCGGATCAACACCGCGTGTGGGAGCAGTTCTTGGAAGAAGAGGTGCTCATCCGCGATGTAGGGATCGACGGGTACTTGCGCGTGACCATCGGCCTGCCAGAAGAAAATGCAGCCTTTCTGGCTGCAGCGGAAAAGCTAGCGACTACAGTAGGAGCGGATACTTCAAAGGAGTGA
- the hisD gene encoding histidinol dehydrogenase yields MLRTIDLRGQQLRPATLRRVLPRGGTDVNSVMGTVVPMVNKVRDEGAQAALDYGEQFDGVRPPSLRVPEAELQRAADELDPLVRAAIEASIERVRRVHADQKPESHTTQLAPGATVTEVFRPIERVGLYVPGGKAVYPSSVIMNTVPAQEAGASSLVVASPPQKEDGGLPHPTVLATCHMLGVEEVWAVGGGQAVALLAYGDADEDVEPVDMITGPGNIFVAAAKRAVRGVVGTDAEAGPTEIAILADETANPVYVAYDLISQAEHDPMAASVLITASESVAQQVQQEVERRYTATENSARAAEALTGEQSGIVLVDSLEAGIAVANAYAAEHLEIHTADARAVAERINHAGAIFVGAYSPVPLGDYSAGSNHVLPTSGTARFSAGLSTHTFLRPVNVIDYDRGALEEIAPNVIAFANAERLPAHGEAIRARFEEK; encoded by the coding sequence ATGCTTCGAACCATCGATCTCCGCGGTCAACAGCTCCGCCCCGCTACGCTGCGCCGCGTCCTTCCGCGCGGCGGCACCGATGTGAATTCCGTCATGGGGACCGTCGTGCCGATGGTCAATAAGGTGCGCGATGAGGGCGCCCAGGCGGCGCTGGATTATGGGGAGCAATTCGATGGAGTGCGCCCGCCGTCCCTGCGCGTGCCTGAGGCGGAACTGCAGCGGGCCGCCGACGAGCTTGATCCCCTGGTGCGCGCGGCCATCGAGGCCTCCATCGAGCGGGTGCGCCGCGTGCATGCGGACCAAAAGCCGGAGTCGCACACCACGCAGCTGGCCCCCGGCGCCACCGTGACCGAGGTATTCCGCCCCATCGAGCGCGTTGGCCTCTATGTTCCCGGCGGCAAGGCGGTCTACCCGTCCTCTGTCATCATGAATACCGTGCCCGCGCAAGAGGCCGGTGCCTCCAGCCTGGTGGTTGCCTCCCCACCGCAAAAGGAGGACGGCGGCCTGCCGCACCCCACGGTCTTGGCCACGTGCCACATGCTGGGCGTGGAGGAAGTATGGGCCGTCGGCGGGGGCCAGGCGGTAGCTCTTTTGGCCTACGGCGATGCGGACGAAGACGTAGAGCCCGTGGACATGATTACCGGGCCGGGCAATATCTTTGTCGCCGCGGCCAAAAGGGCGGTGCGCGGGGTGGTAGGCACCGACGCGGAGGCCGGCCCGACCGAAATCGCCATCTTGGCGGATGAGACCGCGAACCCCGTCTACGTGGCCTACGATCTCATCTCCCAGGCAGAGCATGATCCGATGGCGGCTAGCGTGCTGATTACGGCATCGGAAAGCGTGGCCCAGCAGGTGCAGCAGGAGGTCGAGCGCCGCTATACGGCAACGGAGAACTCCGCCCGCGCCGCCGAGGCCTTAACCGGCGAGCAATCCGGCATCGTCCTGGTGGATTCTCTGGAGGCGGGCATCGCCGTGGCGAATGCGTATGCCGCCGAGCACCTAGAAATCCACACCGCGGATGCGCGCGCCGTGGCAGAGCGCATCAACCACGCCGGAGCCATTTTCGTCGGCGCGTATTCCCCGGTGCCCTTGGGGGACTATTCGGCCGGTTCCAACCACGTGCTGCCCACCTCGGGCACGGCGCGGTTTTCCGCGGGGCTTTCCACCCACACCTTCCTCCGGCCGGTCAACGTCATCGATTATGACCGCGGCGCCCTGGAAGAAATCGCCCCCAACGTCATCGCCTTTGCCAATGCCGAGCGCCTTCCCGCCCACGGGGAGGCCATCCGCGCCCGATTCGAGGAGAAATAA
- a CDS encoding YbjN domain-containing protein: MMIEFESTSLERHLRAIVRENDFSYWALPTGELVISHGQEGSTLVSVSQADGVVIHLHTAPRGAVALGDAAELSRFITTWNADCLYPTALLDYDEAGSLVLCGQSHFTTGTAPTHDQLAAFVPAALRGAEVLMSVATREFPALAQEPELLLVQDDAASPPAVTLDFLAATLPQIGIDSFHSDGEICLFALVNSIACTFTLDSGPSLIITGRWALNADEHEFTRLFLICNDWNLISHSATAYCRANDDGLHVHVDVPTIIGAGLSQDQLQRVLSQSLDAILHAIDEIAREFCGSSPVKWA, encoded by the coding sequence ATGATGATCGAATTTGAATCCACCAGTCTTGAGCGGCACCTGCGCGCCATCGTCCGCGAGAATGACTTTTCCTATTGGGCCTTGCCCACTGGAGAACTCGTCATCTCCCATGGGCAGGAGGGATCCACCCTGGTGTCTGTGTCGCAGGCCGACGGTGTGGTAATCCACCTGCACACCGCTCCGCGCGGTGCGGTTGCGCTGGGCGATGCCGCCGAGCTGTCCCGCTTCATCACCACCTGGAATGCCGATTGCCTCTACCCCACCGCCCTGCTGGACTATGACGAGGCGGGCTCGCTGGTGCTGTGCGGGCAGAGCCACTTCACCACCGGGACGGCACCAACCCACGATCAATTGGCCGCGTTTGTGCCCGCCGCGCTCCGCGGCGCAGAGGTGCTCATGAGCGTGGCGACGCGCGAATTTCCAGCCCTTGCCCAAGAACCAGAGCTGTTGCTAGTTCAAGACGATGCCGCTTCCCCGCCCGCAGTCACCCTGGATTTCCTCGCCGCCACTCTGCCGCAGATAGGGATCGACAGCTTCCATAGCGATGGTGAAATCTGCCTATTTGCCCTCGTCAATTCCATCGCCTGCACCTTCACCCTCGACTCTGGGCCAAGCCTCATCATTACCGGCCGGTGGGCTCTCAATGCGGATGAGCACGAGTTCACCCGTTTGTTTTTGATCTGCAATGACTGGAACTTGATAAGCCACAGCGCCACGGCCTACTGCCGCGCCAACGACGACGGCCTCCACGTCCACGTCGATGTGCCGACGATTATTGGGGCGGGGCTAAGCCAAGACCAGTTGCAGCGGGTTTTAAGCCAGAGCCTCGATGCGATCTTGCACGCAATCGATGAAATCGCGCGGGAATTTTGCGGCAGCTCCCCGGTTAAGTGGGCGTAA
- a CDS encoding TetR family transcriptional regulator, giving the protein MQLHREAIIDAATTLLNTYGLADVTMRRVASSLGVAPGALYWHIANKQALIAALAEDIIAPVAGSTLEEISLHLRELLLARRDGAEVAIAGLSQPDSAAWDHLVAQFSSATCPDFDHSARKAAALSAVHLVLGATLLEQSQRQLLETTGGTTPADYRADLVRGVRIINAGLQHSEAD; this is encoded by the coding sequence GTGCAACTACATCGCGAGGCCATCATCGACGCCGCCACGACCCTATTGAATACGTATGGGCTTGCCGATGTCACCATGCGCCGCGTCGCCTCCTCCCTCGGCGTTGCCCCGGGGGCGCTGTATTGGCACATCGCCAATAAGCAGGCGCTCATCGCCGCTCTTGCTGAAGATATTATCGCCCCCGTCGCCGGTTCCACGCTGGAAGAAATTAGCCTGCACCTGCGCGAATTGCTCCTGGCCCGGCGCGATGGCGCGGAGGTAGCCATTGCCGGACTCTCGCAGCCGGATTCCGCGGCGTGGGATCACCTCGTCGCGCAGTTTAGCTCCGCCACCTGCCCCGATTTCGATCATTCCGCCCGCAAGGCCGCTGCCCTTTCCGCCGTGCACCTCGTCTTGGGCGCCACGCTGCTCGAGCAATCCCAGCGCCAGCTGTTAGAAACCACCGGCGGGACTACCCCGGCGGACTACCGCGCCGATTTGGTGCGTGGCGTGCGGATTATCAATGCCGGATTGCAGCACAGCGAAGCGGATTAA
- a CDS encoding exonuclease domain-containing protein has translation MSYPAHGVFIDVTAEKVVLHRSLLSRSLGAPATAEIALDTIDDLRAHEPTATGFGSLSLGSAGSIAFAPHQDPHSVARAIKAAQQGDAPAEAAAPSSSEESSVGNPGLDFVAVDVETANDNWGSICQIGAVRYRDGGETASQSWLCTPPPGLEHFAEINISIHGITAADVEGAMPFATAAAELFDFIGSDVIVAHNVQFDSSALRSGLLAAGADVPTVPLACSLALSRDASRQGVISVANHKLPTVVKHLGGASFTHHDATEDARAAGTIITGLAQRFGHTGSITDLFTTREFSLGRLESSAILPVLRAHTAPTSGDDLGAGTDFRDSTRSAGTNKKPASSGRAPWQAVATPDTIPDPNLDADPQGALYGQHVTLTGDFEPYDKGLLWQGIAKRGGQVGKNVTKKTTLLVVGEWAKKTSKEKRAEELQEKGQDITMWSGAQLFSELELDAEPPF, from the coding sequence GTGTCGTATCCCGCGCATGGCGTATTCATCGATGTCACTGCGGAAAAAGTCGTGCTTCACCGCAGCCTGCTCTCCCGCAGCTTAGGCGCGCCTGCCACCGCAGAAATCGCGCTCGATACCATCGATGACCTGCGCGCCCACGAACCCACCGCCACCGGTTTTGGTTCCTTGTCCTTAGGCAGCGCCGGCAGCATTGCCTTCGCGCCGCACCAAGATCCCCACAGCGTGGCGCGCGCCATTAAGGCGGCGCAGCAGGGCGACGCACCCGCGGAAGCCGCAGCCCCATCCTCTAGCGAAGAATCCTCCGTGGGCAACCCGGGGCTTGATTTCGTCGCGGTTGATGTAGAGACCGCCAATGATAATTGGGGGTCCATCTGCCAGATCGGTGCCGTGCGTTACCGCGATGGCGGGGAAACCGCGTCCCAGTCGTGGCTGTGCACCCCTCCCCCAGGCTTGGAGCACTTTGCCGAAATCAATATCTCCATCCACGGGATTACCGCAGCCGATGTCGAAGGTGCCATGCCCTTTGCCACAGCGGCCGCAGAGCTCTTTGATTTCATCGGCAGCGATGTCATCGTCGCGCACAATGTCCAGTTCGATTCTTCCGCGCTGCGCTCCGGATTGCTGGCCGCCGGCGCCGATGTCCCCACCGTCCCGCTGGCCTGCTCGCTCGCTTTGTCTCGCGATGCCTCAAGGCAAGGTGTTATCTCGGTGGCCAACCACAAGCTTCCTACCGTCGTGAAGCACCTCGGCGGCGCCTCTTTTACCCACCACGATGCCACCGAGGACGCCCGCGCCGCCGGCACCATCATCACCGGGCTAGCCCAGCGCTTCGGGCATACCGGAAGCATCACCGATCTCTTTACCACCCGCGAGTTTAGCCTCGGCCGGCTCGAATCCTCGGCCATCCTGCCGGTTCTGCGCGCGCATACCGCGCCCACCTCCGGCGACGATCTGGGCGCCGGCACCGATTTCCGCGATTCCACCCGTTCCGCCGGAACCAACAAGAAGCCCGCGTCTTCCGGCCGGGCGCCGTGGCAGGCCGTTGCCACCCCAGATACCATTCCAGATCCCAACCTCGACGCCGATCCTCAAGGCGCACTCTACGGCCAACACGTCACCCTGACCGGGGATTTCGAGCCGTACGATAAGGGGCTGCTGTGGCAGGGCATCGCCAAGCGCGGAGGGCAAGTGGGCAAAAACGTCACCAAGAAGACCACGCTGCTTGTCGTCGGCGAATGGGCAAAGAAGACCTCCAAGGAAAAGCGCGCCGAAGAGCTGCAGGAAAAGGGCCAGGACATCACCATGTGGTCCGGTGCCCAGCTCTTTTCTGAGCTGGAGCTCGACGCCGAGCCGCCTTTTTAA